The Lucilia cuprina isolate Lc7/37 chromosome 5, ASM2204524v1, whole genome shotgun sequence genome includes a window with the following:
- the LOC111686076 gene encoding vacuolar ATPase assembly integral membrane protein VMA21 homolog — MANKNKGNNSEGSKQAKLNKQKSDDVKDYSSFKTVLFYCSLIVFLPVVTFFFLNTLVLDRFFILTETKSNIYSAVGAVLALHFALALYIYRAYFGGSTQRQKAD, encoded by the exons atggcTAATAAGAATAAAGGCAATAACTCGGAGGGAAGCAAACaagctaaattaaataaacaaaaatctgat GATGTCAAAGATTACAGttcttttaaaacagttttgttttattgttcttTAATTGTATTTCTACCAGTCGTTACCTTCTTTTTCCTGAACACCTTAGTGCTggatagattttttattttgactgAAACGAAAAGCAACATTTACTCTGCTGTGGGAGCGGTGTTAGCTCTACATTTTGCTTTGGCTTTGTATATTTACCGGGCATACTTTGGTGGTTCAACACAGAGACAAAAGGCTGATTAA
- the LOC111686077 gene encoding glutaminyl-peptide cyclotransferase isoform X1 encodes MRLLNYLKQNSKFYGSLMDQVRDSSPAFIQNLLPSKKIYNLGACFEVVDLLQHYPTDELTDSQFAQLSQLSNVAHLKQATKEILIPRIVGTPGHKKVRDYIVKSLKDLQWSIELDSFHDTAPIKGNLEFHNIIATLNPKAERYLVLACHYDSKYMPEVEFLGATDSAVPCAMMLNLAEVLDSHLEPFRDSKLSLMLLFFDGEEAFKEWGPKDSIYGARHLAKRWQTEGFLPKIDMLMLLDLLGAPDPKFYSFFQNTESWYTRFLNLEARLSDAGLMERYVSSGVSRHYPNRYFQPSALRSSYIEDDHIPFLQRNVPILHIIPMPFPTVWHTPDDNETIIDYSTTENLARIIRLFTMEYLFGILRK; translated from the exons atgcgtttattaaattatttaaaacaaaactccaAATTTTATGGCTCATTAATGGACCAAGTGCGTGATAGTAGTCCtgcatttatacaaaatttattgccctcaaagaaaatttataatttgggTGCTTGTTTTGAAGTAGTCGATTTGTTg CAACACTATCCCACAGATGAGTTAACAGACAGCCAGTTTGCTCAATTAAGTCAACTATCAAATGTGGCCCATTTAAAGCAGGCCACCAAAGAAATTCTCATACCCCGTATAGTGGGTACGCCGGGACATAAGAAAGTTCGTGATTATATAGTGAAAAGTTTAAAAGATCTACAATGGTCCATAGAATTAGATAGTTTTCATGATACGGCTCCCATTAAAGGCAATTTGGAGTTTCACAATATCATCGCTACCCTCAATCCAAAAGCTGAACGTTATTTAGTGCTGGCCTGTCACTATGATAGTAAATACATGCCGGAAGTAGAATTCTTAGGAGCCACTGATTCTGCAGTTCCTTGCGCCATGATGTTGAATCTAGCCGAAGTTTTGGATTCACACTTAGAGCCCTTCCGTGACTCGAAACTTAGCTTAATGTTATTGTTCTTTGATGGTGAGGAGGCTTTTAAGGAATGGGGTCCCAAAGATTCTATATATGGTGCTAGACATTTAGCTAAAAGATGGCAAACGGAAGGCTTTCTACCGAAAATTGATATGTTAATGCTGTTGGATTTGCTGGGTGCTCCAGATCCaaaattttatagctttttcCAAAATACTGAATCTTGGTATACACGTTTCCTCAACTTAGAGGCTCGACTCTCCGATGCTGGTCTCATGGAGCGTTATGTTAGCAGTGGTGTGTCACGGCACTATCCTAATCGTTATTTCCAACCTAGTGCTTTACGTTCATCGTATATTGAAGATGATCATATACCCTTTTTACAGCGTAATGTACCTATTCTTCATATAATACCCATGCCATTTCCCACAGTTTGGCATACGCCCGATGATAATGAAACTATTATAGATTATAGTACCACGGAAAATTTGGCACGTATTATACGATTATTTACTATGGAAtatctttttggtattttaaggaaataa
- the LOC111686077 gene encoding glutaminyl-peptide cyclotransferase isoform X2 has protein sequence MHLKDLWVILLIVFAVTGQHNQADNGFLVGQRQQHYPTDELTDSQFAQLSQLSNVAHLKQATKEILIPRIVGTPGHKKVRDYIVKSLKDLQWSIELDSFHDTAPIKGNLEFHNIIATLNPKAERYLVLACHYDSKYMPEVEFLGATDSAVPCAMMLNLAEVLDSHLEPFRDSKLSLMLLFFDGEEAFKEWGPKDSIYGARHLAKRWQTEGFLPKIDMLMLLDLLGAPDPKFYSFFQNTESWYTRFLNLEARLSDAGLMERYVSSGVSRHYPNRYFQPSALRSSYIEDDHIPFLQRNVPILHIIPMPFPTVWHTPDDNETIIDYSTTENLARIIRLFTMEYLFGILRK, from the exons atgcatttaaaagaTTTGTGGGTGATTTTGTTAATAGTGTTTGCGGTAACTGGTCAACATAACCAGGCCGACAATGGCTTCTTAGTGGGACAAAGACAg CAACACTATCCCACAGATGAGTTAACAGACAGCCAGTTTGCTCAATTAAGTCAACTATCAAATGTGGCCCATTTAAAGCAGGCCACCAAAGAAATTCTCATACCCCGTATAGTGGGTACGCCGGGACATAAGAAAGTTCGTGATTATATAGTGAAAAGTTTAAAAGATCTACAATGGTCCATAGAATTAGATAGTTTTCATGATACGGCTCCCATTAAAGGCAATTTGGAGTTTCACAATATCATCGCTACCCTCAATCCAAAAGCTGAACGTTATTTAGTGCTGGCCTGTCACTATGATAGTAAATACATGCCGGAAGTAGAATTCTTAGGAGCCACTGATTCTGCAGTTCCTTGCGCCATGATGTTGAATCTAGCCGAAGTTTTGGATTCACACTTAGAGCCCTTCCGTGACTCGAAACTTAGCTTAATGTTATTGTTCTTTGATGGTGAGGAGGCTTTTAAGGAATGGGGTCCCAAAGATTCTATATATGGTGCTAGACATTTAGCTAAAAGATGGCAAACGGAAGGCTTTCTACCGAAAATTGATATGTTAATGCTGTTGGATTTGCTGGGTGCTCCAGATCCaaaattttatagctttttcCAAAATACTGAATCTTGGTATACACGTTTCCTCAACTTAGAGGCTCGACTCTCCGATGCTGGTCTCATGGAGCGTTATGTTAGCAGTGGTGTGTCACGGCACTATCCTAATCGTTATTTCCAACCTAGTGCTTTACGTTCATCGTATATTGAAGATGATCATATACCCTTTTTACAGCGTAATGTACCTATTCTTCATATAATACCCATGCCATTTCCCACAGTTTGGCATACGCCCGATGATAATGAAACTATTATAGATTATAGTACCACGGAAAATTTGGCACGTATTATACGATTATTTACTATGGAAtatctttttggtattttaaggaaataa